A region from the Candidatus Melainabacteria bacterium genome encodes:
- a CDS encoding 2-isopropylmalate synthase, producing MDKDKVFIFDTTLRDGEQSPGATLNVQEKLEIARQLAKLGVDIIEAGFPFSSHGDFEAVKLISKEVEGPTICALSRARKEDIDKAAKALEGAKKKRIHTFIATSDIHIEHKLKSTREKVLKTAVEMVSYAKSFTDNVEFSPEDAGRSDSKFLFEILQATIEAGATTVNIPDTVGYTVPNEFGGLIKSIKENVPNINKAIISVHCHNDLGLAVANSLSAAINGARQIECTINGIGERAGNCSLEEIVMILKTRPMLDLYTDIDSTQIYRTSRLVSNLTNMLVQPNKAIVGANAFAHESGIHQDGFLKYKRTYEIMNPEDVGLLTSKLPLGPRSGRHALKEKLSELGYQLSEEQLDKAFARFKEIADKKKRVEDRDLESILRDEQRIQETTSYYELENLQIACGTGLPTASVCLRRTSDNTFLKDSALGTGPVDAIYKAINKIVQVPNELIEFSVQSVTEGIDALGEVTIRIMSEHGAVYSGHAANTDITLASAKAYLNALNKLIITLDSGIKIAPQKEDFKTKKGV from the coding sequence ATGGACAAAGACAAAGTATTTATATTTGATACTACTCTCCGTGACGGTGAGCAATCTCCAGGGGCTACTTTAAATGTTCAGGAAAAACTAGAAATTGCAAGACAGCTTGCAAAGCTTGGTGTAGATATTATTGAAGCAGGTTTCCCATTTTCAAGCCACGGTGATTTTGAAGCAGTAAAACTTATTAGTAAAGAAGTTGAAGGTCCTACTATTTGTGCTTTAAGCAGGGCAAGAAAAGAAGATATTGACAAAGCAGCAAAAGCTCTAGAGGGTGCAAAGAAAAAAAGAATTCATACTTTTATTGCTACAAGTGATATTCATATTGAACATAAATTAAAATCCACTCGCGAAAAGGTTTTAAAAACAGCAGTTGAAATGGTAAGCTATGCAAAAAGTTTTACTGATAATGTAGAGTTTTCACCTGAAGATGCGGGAAGATCAGATTCAAAATTTTTATTTGAGATTTTACAAGCTACTATTGAAGCTGGTGCAACTACTGTCAATATTCCAGATACAGTAGGTTATACAGTGCCAAATGAATTTGGTGGACTTATTAAATCAATTAAAGAAAATGTACCAAACATAAATAAAGCAATTATTTCTGTTCATTGCCACAATGATCTTGGCCTTGCAGTTGCAAATTCTTTAAGTGCTGCAATAAATGGAGCAAGGCAAATTGAGTGCACCATAAATGGTATTGGTGAAAGAGCTGGAAACTGCTCACTTGAAGAAATTGTGATGATCTTAAAAACCAGGCCAATGCTTGATTTATATACAGACATTGATTCTACTCAAATTTACAGGACAAGCAGGCTTGTCAGTAATCTTACAAACATGCTTGTACAACCTAACAAAGCAATTGTTGGAGCAAATGCATTTGCTCATGAATCCGGGATTCATCAGGACGGCTTTTTAAAATACAAAAGAACTTATGAAATTATGAATCCAGAGGATGTTGGTTTACTTACATCCAAGCTTCCTCTTGGCCCAAGATCAGGCAGACATGCTCTAAAAGAAAAATTGTCAGAACTTGGATATCAGTTAAGTGAAGAACAACTAGATAAAGCATTTGCAAGATTTAAAGAAATTGCTGATAAGAAAAAACGTGTTGAAGACAGAGATTTAGAATCAATCCTTCGTGATGAACAAAGAATACAAGAAACCACATCTTACTATGAACTTGAAAATCTTCAAATTGCCTGTGGAACAGGACTGCCAACTGCTTCAGTGTGTTTAAGAAGAACAAGCGATAACACATTTCTAAAGGATTCTGCTCTTGGTACAGGACCAGTAGATGCAATTTACAAAGCTATAAATAAAATTGTTCAAGTTCCAAATGAACTTATTGAATTTTCTGTCCAATCTGTTACAGAAGGAATTGATGCTCTTGGAGAAGTTACTATAAGGATAATGAGTGAACATGGTGCAGTTTATAGCGGACATGCTGCAAACACTGATATTACTCTTGCTAGTGCAAAGGCGTATTTAAATGCAT